aCCCTTGGGTTTCGACTCAAAATATTGGATTACGATCTAAGCAAGGTGTTGCAAGTACAAGCTAAACGAAAAGAATAAGACAAAAAAACTGAGGCTCCTCAAACTGGTCACCAAAATTGAACTTCAAATTTAGTGTTTCTacattttttctattttgtttcatttttatatcCCTTTCATATGATTAACAAAACTTGGTAAATTATCTGGCCTGTCAACCCTTACCTGTCCTGTCCCTTCTTTagacaaaagaaaataaaaaaattggacaCAGGAAAACAACAGCCTCCATACCACAGTTTCTGTGTCTTATTCTATTTAGGAAGGTCATTCTATATTACTCAAAGGAAAGACATCCAGTAGAAACAATAGTGTTGCTAAACGGTTAACTTGCCCACTAATGTCTGCTTATATTTGCAAATCACTATTGTGGCAAGTCATACCCTGGAGCTTTGTGATTGAACAACATATACTATATTGCAGCAgtatttttcagaaataaTATTCGAAAGAAGTGAGAACAAGAAATGACCACGATAGATTACAGCTGACCAACTTAGAAAATGAGTAAACTTATTTTTGTCTTAAGAAGTGCATGCAGCGACCTCTCCCAATTACCAAattgtaattttttattattctttttttctgcataGTTCATTCGACAGCTTGGTTGAAAAGAgtgataaaaattttctgttttaTGAAAAGTTTTCATAACTCTATTAAGGGTTGCACTATAAGAACATTTCGCAATAAAGCAACCCTTATCCGGACCCTACATGTTCCGTAAGTCCTGCCTTATTTATCGTAACGGTATTCATCTTACaggaatttttgaatatagATAACGTTAGTTTTGATAGATTGGAACAAATGGGAAAATAACAATTTAGAAGCGCTTTCCTCAGCGTATCTGAATTATAAAACAACTGCGCATATTGCTAAGAACTGCACTGAAGGCATGAATTGTCTATTCCGTTAGAAATATAATTATTTACGAAAGCATCGCGCAGAcgcaatttttttaacattttttttttttcaagtactCTGGAAAAGTTTTCATGAAGATCATGAATACGTTACactactattattattgaaaataatatttctttccTATCAGCAATCGCTTACATATTCATAGTCATTTACTAGGGTATAtaccaataataatgtcCCGTCCACAAGTTACTGTTCACTCTTTGACTGGTGAAGCTACTGCCAATGCCTTGCCATTGCCAGCTGTCTTCTCCGCTCCTATCCGTCCTGACATTGTCCACACTGTTTTCACCTCTGtgaacaagaacaagagaCAAGCTTACGCTGTTTCTGAAAAGGCTGGTCACCAAACCTCCGCTGAATCCTGGGGTACCGGTCGTGCCGTCGCTCGTATTCCAAGAgttggtggtggtggtacCGGTAGATCCGGTCAAGGTGCCTTCGGTAACATGTGTCGTGGTGGTCGTATGTTTGCTCCAACTAAGACCTGGAGAAAGTGGAACGTTAAGGTTAACCACAACGAAAAGCGTTACGCCACTGCTTCTGCTATTGCTGCTACTGCTGTTGCTTCTTTGGTCTTGGCCAGAGGTCACAGAGTCGAAAAGATTCCAGAAATCCCATTGGTTGTCTCCACTGACTTGGAATCTATTCAAAAGACCAAGGAAGCTGTTGCTGCTTTGAAGGCTGTTGGTGCTCACTCCGACTTGTTGAAGGTCTTGAAGTCCAAGAAATTGAGAGCCGGTAAGGGTAAGTACAGAAACAGAAGATGGACTCAAAGAAGAGGTCCATTAGTTGTCTACGCTGAAGACAACGGTATCGTCAAGGCCTTGAGAAACGTTCCAGGTGTTGAAACTGCCAACGTTGCTTCTTTGAACTTGTTGCAATTGGCTCCAGGTGCTCACTTGGGTAGATTCGTTATCTGGACCGAAGCTGCTTTCACCAAGTTGGACCAAGTCTGGGGTTCCGAAACCGTTGCCTCCTCCAAGGTCGGTTACACTTTGCCATCCCACATCATCTCCACTTCTGATGTCACCAGAATTATCAACTCTTCTGAAATCCAATCTGCTATCAGACCAGCTGGCCAAGCTACTCAAAAGCGTACTCAcgttttgaagaagaaccCATTGAAGAACAAGCAAGTTTTGTTGAGATTGAACCCTTACGCCAAGGTCTTTGCTGCTGAAAAGCTAGGTTCCAAGAAGGCTGAAAAGACTGGTACCAAGCCAGCTGCTGTTTTCGCCGAAACCTTGAAGCATGACTAGAATTTATAGTATAGATCTTTAACTTTAATTTAAATATCTTTGTTACTAGTCTTTAATCAAacctttttgttttctttaaagtCGAAACGTCAGATTTGCTCAAAACCTTCTTGTCGTTACAACGCGAAAATTGTAATTTAAAATAACTAACGAAGAAAGCTGAAAAATAGATGTGAGGGAAAATCGTTTATAAACGGCCATGCTCACAGAGAATCATGTATGGAGATTTAGGTAATAAATTAGTATTAGAAGctaaaagaacaaaacaGCTGTACGCAAGAAGTAATCAAGATGTTAATTTACCCATGTATCATGAAGATATAATACGAAATATTCTGAAAGAAGTTTCAAATTTACGTAAAAATACGGAATATCTTAAAGAACAGCAGCAACTAGGAATGCTAGATGATAAGGTGGCTAAATGCCAGTATTTCGTTACCTTGTTATGTATGGAAAGGAACAAGAGATGTCTCTTAGCATACCAAAGGTTGAGAACAGACATACTAGATTCTATGGCTTGGAATAATAATGGTCTGGACTTGATGAGTAGCATTACGTTTAGCCAACAAGACACAAATAACCTTTCTCATCAAGAGCAggaatatttgaaagaatacTGCGATTTAATTACTGATTTAAAAAGTGGTGACTTGGTCGATATTGATTTATCCGGCTCTTTAGTGCCTCCGAGCGATGTATTTATTGATGTTAGAGTGCTCAAAGATGCTGGTGAGATTCAAACTGAATACGGCGTGTTTAACCTTATTAAAGACTCCCAGTTTTTCGTAAGGCAGTCTGATGTAGAGCGTTTGATTCAACAAGGTTATTTGCAGAAGATATGATAAAATGCTTTCAAGCTGGTCTTCATGATATATAATCCTTTATAAAGCAAGATACATACCTCCATTCTAATTTACTCCCTTCTATGTTTACTTCAGCCCTTTTTAATAGATTTCGTAAGTTTTGGTTGAGGAGGCTTTCTGAGCTTTACGCGACTTTATTGATGACGAAGCTTCACTTTAttataataatgaaaaactgCGCAGAGAAACTATCGCAAAACGAAACCATCTTCTTACCCTAAAGCATCctgtttctgaaaaaatgagaGCATATGGAAAGAGGGGCCCAGTTCTCAGAACTCCTTTTAGATCTAATAAAGGCTTGCCATCTTCTTCCGATGTTGAATTTAGTGATGACGATGTAAACTCCGTGATTCCTGATGTAAGTTCTACCATTTCGAGCAGTATTGCAGACCACCCGATAGAGGGATTATTGGACGAGCCTAGAAAGGCTCAGGACAGCTCGTCGTCATTTGATGGTGCAAATGAGAAGCCCTCTTCACAACTGGACTCAAAAAGGAATGACCAAAACGTCAAAATTATCACTAGCAGTGATACCTCAATGGCATTTATGAAAGATGAAAAGTTAAGTGCCTTTAATTTCCTTGATGGTTCAAAGGCATctaagagaaaaagaagaagaacttaCCAAAAGCATGATGCGAACATAACGTCTTCAATTGAACCAGACGTACAAGATGAAGACAGCATTACAATGCACAATGAATTTGAATCAATAAGGAAAATATACAATGACATCAATGAATTCATATTGAAGCTACCGAGAGCTGACGATGATATACTGAATAAAATGCTTGAAAATGAGATGAAGATGGACGACTCTATAGAGAATAATAGCATACGCACATccaaagacaaaaaatatGGCAAATTTAGAACAATAttaataaacaaaaataaagaaaatgaaataatgGGAGAAGAGGTAGATCAGAAAGCTAACACCTTGTCCCTAAATAACGCTGACAACAGTAATgctgaaaaagaaggattAACTTCAACAAATCACTACAAcgaattaaaaaatatgggaGATACAATAAAATACCAGGATGATATTGAGTTTCTTCTGTCCAATTCTAAAAGTAATGACAATACTACGGTACCAATCAATGAATACTttaaaaaacttttaaatTTATCCCTAATGATTATTAATGAcgaagaattttttcaatatgcgaaaagatatttcaaaaaggaaataattAAGCTTAGTTTTGCGCAATTTAGATCGGATTTTCCTGAATTAATCTTATTACAGGGTTATTTACTACATAAAGTTAGTGAATCACAATCCGATTTCCCGCCAAGCTTTGACAATTTCTCTATCGAATTAAGTAAAGATGATGGTAAAATACGgacaaaaaagaataagcATATTAAAAAACTCTCACACCTAAATTTCGAAGACTTTCTTCGGAAGACTCAATTCAAAACGGGACtttattattcattatCACTCTGGGAAATGCATGGTAATTTATCGTTAGATATAATCAAGAGAATCTCCATCCTTGCTTCAAATAAGGACTTATTCAGTCGGCACGTTAAGACTTTTATTCCtcttttagaaaaattaataacCGCTTCCGAATTTTGCCACATGTATATTGAACAACCTGAAATGTTCGATTCACTGATAAGCAACTTGAATAATCAGTTTAAGGATATGCTTGATGATGACTCGTTGATTAAAATCCTAATCTTGTTAACAAACATGGAAGTACATAACTATACGCTATGGAAAGAGGCAGATATGATATTTCAAAGTTCAATGAACACAATTTTGGAAAGCATACATCCATTGACAGACGCGAAAGTTGATAACATACTCTTGCATTTAGGGCTCTGCCTCAATATTTGCAGTAGAGAAAATAGTCGTTTAAAACTTGACGGCAAATTATGGTATGATATGAAAACTATATTTGTTAAAATGATCCGTGACGGTTCTGACACTGAAAATAGGTTAGTACAGGGCCTGTTTTacttaaatttttcatttttaattAAACAAcggaaagaaaatagtaaTTTAGACCCAGGGGAGCTCAATTTGTTACTAGTAGAGCTGGAAGCATTTAAATCGGAAACATCTCAATTTAATGAAGgtatttcaaataaaatCGAAATAGCGTTAAATTACCTAAAATCAATATACACGAGTGAAAGAATTACAATATAAAGAAAGCATACATTGAACATAGCCTGGCTTCATCTTCACCCTGCTGgcaactattgaaaaattgtcCAGAATTTATTATGTTATCCTTAAATTAATGAATGCCATGCACTTGCTTAAATTTTGACATCGCTTTCAGTGCATTGAAGCTACCAGGATCTTTGATGAGCCTTCTAGcgtatttttttgtatgCCTTATGGCGCTTTTAATATGTTCATCtacaatttctttaaaatgTCAATGGTAGCTTACTTTTTAAGAGTTATACTCctgacaattttttttcacgaCATAAGTTTGGTGGAAAATAAATGCAGTATTATTTAATTATTTAATTAATTTCCTTGACTGCACAATTCATCAGGAGCGTTAtacaaataaaagaaatcataCTGTTTCATATTAAACACGAATAAGAAATTCAGGTTGAATTACTTGGTGTGATTATTTATCATACGCataatatcaaaataactaatcataaaaaaatatgagcAGGATCTCCGCACCTTTTAAAAAAGGTTGAAAGGGCTTAAAAAACTGAAAGACTAAAACCTTTTTTTCGAGGCATAGGAAGCCTAGAGTACTTCGGGTAGACGATATAACAATGCAATAAAAATAGTATATTAATAAACATACGAAAAAAGGTTAATATATTCATTAATAATGTACTGATGGTAATTAATATACCGCAGAGTCTTGAAACTCGGCGGGTAAAAATTCTATATCCCATAAGGTCCATCAGGTGACTTTTTGTGATACTGTGTTATTGTTACTTTAAATTGGTTAATTATTCAATCAATTTCCAGTGATACAGTAGAAAACAAAGTCAAAGAATCGCAGTACCCGCTGGTCAcgccaaaaaaataaagctTAATGTTCTTTTAGTCAACATATTCACTCAAAGATTGCATGATCACCATCAGAATGTGTGAGTAGGTTAGGCTGAACGGCAGTAGGAGCAATTACGTATGTTAGTAAATGGAAGGAGACCAGCATTATGGTTTATCTTATTTGGTCTTCCGTACACAAATAGTAGTGAATGTATGGTAAACATGCATGCGATGACTTAACTAAGGATTTACTGGTGTTGGATCAAATTTAATCTCTGCATGTATAGGCTATTCAATAATCATGAGGCGTTAAAGGATAGTTTACTTAtcatttttccttcttgaaGCATTTTCCCAGAGCTGATAGATATATTGAAGTAGTACTTATATACCTTTCAACTGATGCATGTGAATGCCTGCTTGGAACATCGGGAATAAGAATTATAGTAACAATACCAATTTCTCCAGCGGATTTGTCTATTTTCTTGGTACTTCATGCAAGGTGCAtcctttttctcttgaaaTTCATTCTGAATGGCCATAACTGCCAATGTTCACCATTCCTAAAGACGACGTGTTTATCACTCCTAGTTGCTTGGAAGTTAGACAACATGAGGAATAATAACCTCAAGAGATTAAAAAATGCAAGTAACTATATTACATATTTATTATGCACACTTTGCCTTGCCACTTGTGTAATAGACCTGGGTTCTTGCCGAGGTGATATGCTCTTTAATAAAAGATCACCTCAATTCAAGACTAAAAATGGCGAGGTATAAATCTGCGTCGCTAACATGTACAATATTTTAATGTATACTCTCgcatatttatattttcgTTTTTCACGGCTTTAATTAGCGTACGTGGTTTCTGATTTTTGCTTGAGTAATGCACTATTTATTAAGATAGCCGCCCAGGTTAAATTCTTGAATTACAACTACATGTCAGAGACGAACGAAAGAGAGAAATCAAGACGATGCAACAAAGATCAAATAGGAGAAGCTGCTCCTATATACCACTCGGGGTACATAATAATGCCGAAAAGAGCTTGTGCACCGAAGTTGCTCCAGCaagaaagaacaaaaggTCTATTACGACTTCTCCCATAGTCAACATCAACGTTGTAGAAAGAAGACTGTTTAATTTGGAATTGGAAAAACAACAACTTCGTGCCAAAAATCTGTCTGAGAACACAGGTGGCGGAAGCCCCAATGGGGGTGCTTATCTGGACGCCAAAAAAGGAGTAAGAGAACAAGATCAATACCAAGGAGGTCCCTCGAAAGAGCTTGACAGGCTACAACCACCACcttcaatgaagaaaagccctccaaggaagaagaagagccTAAAGGACTTGATATATGAAACGAACAAGACATTCTATCAGGTGGATTCTAACAAGGTTAAATATAAGGTAGGTCTATCCAAGAAACAGCTATTACCATCCAAAACGGTAGACAACTAAGTTCAAAGAGGAGAACGTTTGAAAAAGAGTTCGGTGGCCCTCCACTTTTTTCAACGTGCAAAAGTTGTCCACAACTTACTTATCATTAGGCTAAAATTACAATTTATATCTTACGTATCCTTTATCTAATTTGCGACTGTAAACATAAATTTAGGATAATATTAGGAGAGACAGAGGGAACCGCAACTTTACTTCGTTTTCGATTGAGATAAAGTAGGTTGCTCGTCGATGGGCGCTTCGTCTGATAAACTTTCCAACCCATCATAAAGTGTTTTCCACAAATCAGAAACTGACTGGAATTCTCTTCCCACAGCTATCGAGCTCTCCAATGATATATTGAGACCATTCAGACCATTCAAGATTGAATTCATAGTCTCATTGATCTCCTGCAATACTATATTCCTCTGCTCGATGAAGTATTTGTCAGTGGTTGATAtcaacttttcttcatcattggATGTACTAGCCATCATATGTACATATATCCTCACACGTCCGAGCTCTTCATCAGTCCTATTCCTACGCTAATTACTACCTCCTCTTGTTAAAGGTGACTGTTTATTCCCTTTGTTATTTTCGCGGCCTTGACTTTTACCCGGAGGTGGCCCTTTCCGCTCAATGGTTCTAGTGATCGCCTATAACCGTGTAGTCATATTCATACACGTACAAATTCGTTTGTcttttcatatatatagtTATATATGCTATGCTCGTTTGTGTATTTATTGGATTATGCAATCAAAATAATGATAGTTACGAATAGATAAATGCATTTACGGACTGAAATAAGCGCAGctaaaagaatattcatTAGTTCTatcctttcttttcaatcACTAACTTGAGCATCGTCATTGTATCTTGGTTCAGCGTCGAAAATAAGCTCGTattttctccatttttgTCTTAGTTTACTATTTGGATCATTATACatttcttcgtcttctttGTCAAATTCATCTAACCAATCCCACTTACTGTTGAAGTTGATTTTCGAACCGGTGGCGGAGGTGAAACTATTCGAATCTGCTTCTTCGCTAATCATATCATTCATCTCTACTTCATCGAAAATTAACGGCATATCAGAAGTCAGATAATTCCAGATTAATAACAGATAAAACCTCAAGCTCTTCACACCTCGTAAGAACCCTTTATCTTCTATATTTGGCGATTTTGGGGGTATACGAAATTTATCCATACATTCCATTGCATCTTCTTTAGTAACACAACGTGCAAAATCGATCAAGTTGACTTTAACATTAGCagcttttttccttttagaATTTGATTTATTAGCATCTCCATCGTACATTAGTAATAAAGACGCGCCATATAGCCTGTAACCTTtcaaattaaaaatttcagaataCAAAGTATCTAGTTGCTTGATCAACCTTGGAATTTGCCTGATTAAACTTTCAATGGTCTTACCATCATACAAAAAACGTGCAAGTACCCTAGCAAATTGCCAACCAACCTTAACCCTTCTACCAAAGTATTTATCTCTTGTGATATAATAATCTTTGTTCCAAACCTTTAATCCGCAGATTCTAACGCCTAAACGCCTAGAAGTGGTCTTTAAACACTTTGCACGCTGTGACAGTTGCTTGGCTCTTTTGGCGTCTACGCCATATTGTCTTGTCCCCATCTTTAGATCCAGTGCACAAGGCTTGTTCATGTTTCTTGTCAAATCTTCCAATAagataaattttgaaacaatGGTGTGGGACGTCTCCTCAAACGTAATTGATTCAATATCATGATGACTATAGTCATTTGAAACATTATACGCCAATGACTTTATAATCATGTTTTTACCAGAGTCAAGATGGCAGCCGTGGTTATCCATATTTATAGTTTCGTTTCCCGTATCTTCATCCATATCAAAAACACCATCTTGTGCGTTGCTGATATAATTCGGGGAGGTGGCAAATTCGCCATCATCTCTAGAATTGGTTGCAGTGAGAATGGGTGATAAAGAGTTGCAGAAAGAGTTTTTATGTTTTATTTGTTCGTTTTTGTGGAATTGCTTCAAATCCATTACTGAATGCGAGCCATCTAAAGCAttagatattttttcatgaagcgattttttcaagaaaggATCCTGCAAATTCGGATTGACTTTCGAGTCATCCATCTGTAAACTCGCTTGTGACGATGAATCACCAAGAGTCTTCATAGACGTATTCGATGCATCATGGGACGAGGCTCTTGATTTTTGTGTTAAAAAAGATGGACTGGAACCCAAACGCGCATTATGGTTTCCCATTGTAGTCGTATTAgagtttcttttccttctaaAACATTTCGGTGCAAATACTTCCCTTATGACTAGGTTCTTCAATTCAGTATTGATCATGGTGGACCCAGAATCGCGtctttttaatttatttGTATTGCCACGCTCACCGAACGAACATGAGTTATGAGAAGAGGAGGACGAAAAGTACGAATCATTCGGTGCCGAGTTTGGAGAATCGGAATATTTGTACCACAGAGATTCCGGTATAATATGCCTGTTATCATTTAATACAACCTCGGGCAACAAGGAAGGTTGGTTGGAACTTGACAGTGATCTTTTCACGTGTGGATGGACAGACTCAATTTCAGGATGCTCTTTTTCAAGTACTTGTCTCGACGAATGTTCCAAGGGGAAGGAATGTATGTGTGTTAAGGGGGTCCCCGTGGGTTCTGTATTAAGCGCAATATCGTCGTTATTGTTATGATTGACTTCTATgtctttgttttcattactGGTATCATTTTTACCgttgttttcttgatcCAAATCGCTTAAAAAGTCATCTTTTGACTGAAAATGTTGCCTAACATTCAGGACACCAATATAACGTGGCATGAATTGCAATAATTCTTTATGGCACAGCTCTATATTCTCATACCACCTGTTTTCTCTATTCACTAGAGCCTTACAAACCGCTCTCTTCGAAAATCTGAATATTGCAGTGTGACCTCCAACTCTATTCGTAAATGGTTTTAGTTCAACTGCTAGGGGATATTCCCTATGTTCATTATCACcttcatcctcttcttcgtcCGCTTGCTCGCCTTCTTTATCTTGTTCAAACGTATTgggtttttctttaattgaTTCGCTATGTGGCACAAACTGTTGaggttttttttcgttACTACGATTGTTGACGTTTTCTTGCCTTAGGGATTGTGATAAAGTTGAATATGTCTTAACTTTGAAAGTATGTCGGTTATATGAACTAGGAAGTGTCGCTATACCAGAGGCACAATTTATGGTGGCAGGCTGAATAGTATCAATatcattttccattttatccttttcttcataacCAGAATCTGCTTTACTTTTGTGAGGATAGTATGTTGCAGAAGAAACAGGCTTTAACGTTAAGTCCTCCGATATTCCATGTAAGCTCTCCTGATAAGTGGACTTAGGCGAAATACATCCCTCATCAACATTCTGAATTGGCTTTAAAGAAGTCTGGTGGTGTAACACCTGTGGTTGGTGTGATTGTTGTTTTGCGATATCCTCACCAGAGCCTTGACCTGTCTCAGTAATATTATTTCTATGCGCCACGTGTTTATTGGGCTTAATTGCCGGCTCCTCGTGGTTAGATAAAATGAAACTTGACAATGAAGAGGACAAAGTATCTGggttattctttttttcagaaactTGTAGTCCTTCTGGTACCGATTTGGGAGTTGCTTCTGACCTTGTTATTTTGTCCGCGCATGTCACGGACCCGCCATTATTGCTATCTACACCATTGTTGTTATCGGCTAAACATTCATCATCTCTAAAAATTCTTAAATATGTACTCGCCTTTCTGCCATGTAAGACGGAGGAAAGTTTCTTCGTCTCAGGTACATTAAGATCTTTCAATGTTGTTATGCACCCTTCCGACTCTTTTTGGCGCAAatgctgctgctgctcTCTTAATGTATCGGGTATTTTATCATGAATTTCGTGAGAGGTATCCATAGTCTTTTAGCTTTagttttatatatacaaaaaataaa
This is a stretch of genomic DNA from Saccharomyces cerevisiae S288C chromosome IV, complete sequence. It encodes these proteins:
- the KCS1 gene encoding inositol polyphosphate kinase KCS1 (Inositol hexakisphosphate (IP6) and inositol heptakisphosphate (IP7) kinase; generation of high energy inositol pyrophosphates by Kcs1p is required for many processes such as vacuolar biogenesis, stress response, RNA polymerase I-mediated rRNA transcription and telomere maintenance; phosphorylated by the AMPK Snf1p, leading to reduced levels of pyrophosphorylated IP7, increased filamentous and invasive growth and increased cell elongation), which codes for MDTSHEIHDKIPDTLREQQQHLRQKESEGCITTLKDLNVPETKKLSSVLHGRKASTYLRIFRDDECLADNNNGVDSNNGGSVTCADKITRSEATPKSVPEGLQVSEKKNNPDTLSSSLSSFILSNHEEPAIKPNKHVAHRNNITETGQGSGEDIAKQQSHQPQVLHHQTSLKPIQNVDEGCISPKSTYQESLHGISEDLTLKPVSSATYYPHKSKADSGYEEKDKMENDIDTIQPATINCASGIATLPSSYNRHTFKVKTYSTLSQSLRQENVNNRSNEKKPQQFVPHSESIKEKPNTFEQDKEGEQADEEEDEGDNEHREYPLAVELKPFTNRVGGHTAIFRFSKRAVCKALVNRENRWYENIELCHKELLQFMPRYIGVLNVRQHFQSKDDFLSDLDQENNGKNDTSNENKDIEVNHNNNDDIALNTEPTGTPLTHIHSFPLEHSSRQVLEKEHPEIESVHPHVKRSLSSSNQPSLLPEVVLNDNRHIIPESLWYKYSDSPNSAPNDSYFSSSSSHNSCSFGERGNTNKLKRRDSGSTMINTELKNLVIREVFAPKCFRRKRNSNTTTMGNHNARLGSSPSFLTQKSRASSHDASNTSMKTLGDSSSQASLQMDDSKVNPNLQDPFLKKSLHEKISNALDGSHSVMDLKQFHKNEQIKHKNSFCNSLSPILTATNSRDDGEFATSPNYISNAQDGVFDMDEDTGNETINMDNHGCHLDSGKNMIIKSLAYNVSNDYSHHDIESITFEETSHTIVSKFILLEDLTRNMNKPCALDLKMGTRQYGVDAKRAKQLSQRAKCLKTTSRRLGVRICGLKVWNKDYYITRDKYFGRRVKVGWQFARVLARFLYDGKTIESLIRQIPRLIKQLDTLYSEIFNLKGYRLYGASLLLMYDGDANKSNSKRKKAANVKVNLIDFARCVTKEDAMECMDKFRIPPKSPNIEDKGFLRGVKSLRFYLLLIWNYLTSDMPLIFDEVEMNDMISEEADSNSFTSATGSKINFNSKWDWLDEFDKEDEEMYNDPNSKLRQKWRKYELIFDAEPRYNDDAQVSD